In Pieris brassicae chromosome 12, ilPieBrab1.1, whole genome shotgun sequence, the genomic window AATGACGACATTATTAGCcttattggatttttttatttatagaaatgaaaaatatgacATATAGTTTAGTTGACAATTAATATAGTTGACAAATAGccacaattaaaataagttaccTAATAAAAACTGCTCAGCGATAGCTTCAGCATCTTCATCAGCCCGTATTGCAGCATCTTTCAAGCAATCCCTGATACGGTGTGGTGAATATCCCTCACACAACTCTTGGTACCGTTTATTCAGATCTTCATAACTCATCTTCATTTGAACTATTGTTGATATGCCTTCAAGTACCTGTAATGAGAAATTGATACTATTATATTACTcggaaaaaaatctttatatactATGTTTCGCTACAAAAGTATACAATAAGTGattataaagattttgttGTTAGCATGTTTGGTACCAAATAATAGCATGCATTGGCTGAAACGAAATGCATGTAAACTACACAAATAtgaaaagtatataatatgtgtAGTATATTTTCAAGGTGTCAAATTAAGAAACTGATATATATCCCCATTAAGGCCTTTGCAATGTtgaaacatacaaaatataatcctTTTTTACATGAACACTcatgttataattatgttttaagaataaatttcaaaattaaaggATATCATCATTCTTTCtgaataataaaagatttttcatCAATTTCATTTAGAATTATCAGTTTATGCGATGCACCCTAATATTAGTTTAGATAGTTTTTCTCAAAAAACTTACTTTAGATTTCATATCATCAAGCATTTGCTGCTTAGTGAGATTGTCTTGAGCAATTTCCTCAATACTGTTCATTAACTCTTCTGTTTCTTGGTCAATTTCTGCTAGTTGTGGATTGTTTTCTAATAACTTGTCCTAGATTGAATACATTTAATGGTGATTATTACACTAAGATATAAAGTAAGCTAACTGCTGTAAAGTGTATTGTGAAATAAAGTATctacaatataaaagtaaGTTTCATATTCAGAtgataaactaaatataaatttgcatAGCAAAAGTTTTTCAATTTACTAAGTTATCCAAGAATTTACAGgttaaattcttataaaaagcTAGGGTACAAGTAATTGTCACCTGCAAGTCTGgattttctaatatttcttGTAATTCTTCAATATTCAATTCACTTAGTTCAGGGAACATCAATGAGTTAACACTTATATGGGATTGAGGACTTGTGTCAGTTGATTTATCTTCATTGGCAATACTTGGGACAGAACGCTGGAACTCTCTTATTATTGCTTGCACTACTCTGCCTGAACAAGAAAACCATTagtcataaattatatatcaaaacaTGATCAAGTTTctcaaaatgttaaaatatgaattatgaaTCCTTAAAGTAATTTTCAGTATTGTGAGCTTACAGGTTAAGGATGCAACCCACCGCTGAGATAATAATGAACTATGGCTGtgcaatattagttttttaataacagcataattaacatttaattttacagtaAAGTAAAACATGCTAGTCTCAACTCTGAATCTTACTCATAATGTCCACAAATCAACATTGTGAGAGACTCAGAAGGATGTTCATCTTGCTGCAGCTGAGGCTAACATCCACACAGTGTTTAAACATCGCATTATTACTAAGCATtctaaaataacaaagattacattttatatgaattttttaaaacacaattagTTAAACTAAAATAGTAAGGTATATACAACATTAGAAATCAATTACCACTCACAATTTAATGAGTTATATTAGCTTTCCTTACCTAAGTCAGAATGAACAGTATAATTTAGAAGTCCTGGTGCACCCACAACCTGATTTGAGTTCTCTCCTAACCATGGATGGTTAAAAACCGGGTTAACAAATATAGCAGGTTTGTCATTTGGAAATTCTGGACTTAGGACAATATTTAGAACCATGTTCCTTGAATTTGCCATAAACTCAACTTTATATTCAGCATGTTCTTTTACCTCCGTaacattatcattaaaaaccTTTAGTGCGTCTATTTGACGTTTTCGTAAGTCACGCTCAGTATAATACTGTCTAGGAATCATGGTTAGAtggacaataaaaaaagatatttggTATCTTctggaaaattaaataattatttagcatTTATAGATCTACTTTAAATATTCACCATATCAACAAACGTAGCTCTGCTCTACAATGAATACATAccggtataaaataaaacgttcAAAACCTTATAGGTTTCAAAGAAGTATTTTATTGATGAAGAAAAGGGTATTTTTGGaaagtttaaaaacatacaatataataatttgcttTAATCCGTAAGCgatatcattttataattacttaagGCTTATTTCTTAACTCagacttttaaatttagtaaatacaCAATATAGTAAATACTCAACAGTATACAAATACTCAAAGCACAATATAAatcaagaaattaattattttctatttctattttctccattttaataattcaaaactgACAGCCTGACAGTAACACCAATTGTCAAACCTTAGTGTCAGTTTCAGCTTTGATATTTTGTCAATATGACACCCTACAGTACaagacctttttttttaaagacatcACGATTTTTTTCTGTCTTACctcaagtttaatttaaaacaagtttttaaaataggtctatatattttttatcgctTAATTATGTCcagtaaaatgtattatttaaaaccacACCATTTCGCTTTACAAAAAAGGAGTAGAATTACCTGTCTAAGGAAAATTAGCACgataaatttttacataaaagttGAGCTAGCAGCCGTTAATGGTTGACCGAAAACTGGCTGA contains:
- the LOC123717577 gene encoding vacuolar protein sorting-associated protein 37A-like: MIPRQYYTERDLRKRQIDALKVFNDNVTEVKEHAEYKVEFMANSRNMVLNIVLSPEFPNDKPAIFVNPVFNHPWLGENSNQVVGAPGLLNYTVHSDLGRVVQAIIREFQRSVPSIANEDKSTDTSPQSHISVNSLMFPELSELNIEELQEILENPDLQDKLLENNPQLAEIDQETEELMNSIEEIAQDNLTKQQMLDDMKSKVLEGISTIVQMKMSYEDLNKRYQELCEGYSPHRIRDCLKDAAIRADEDAEAIAEQFLLGNVSVETFVMKFAEKRALGQARRAREERLAHQLAQLDRATT